The Orcinus orca chromosome 16, mOrcOrc1.1, whole genome shotgun sequence genome includes a window with the following:
- the LOC101278400 gene encoding protein PET117 homolog, mitochondrial: MSGSSKVVLGLSVVLTAATVAGVHMKQRQDQQRLRDGVIRDIERQNRKKENIRLLGEQILLTEQLEAEREKMVLAKGSQKT, encoded by the exons ATGTCGGGGAGCTCGAAGGTGGTGCTGGGCCTCTCGGTGGTGCTGACGGCGGCCACCGTGGCGGGCGTGCATATGAAGCAGCGGCAGGACCAGCAG agGCTTCGTGACGGAGTGATCAGAGACATTGAGAGGCAAAAtcggaaaaaagaaaatattcgtCTTTTGGGAGAACAGATTCTTCTGACTGAGCAACttgaagcagaaagagagaagatggTGTTGGCAAAAGGATCTCAAAAAACGTGA